One genomic window of Vibrio mangrovi includes the following:
- a CDS encoding glycoside hydrolase family 9 protein: MKKTQLTILAAIICSLIGVNESYAAQNSPDLKSIQNLENSVENILVNGDFQGGDSGWWVDGGTFSTQKQMGCITFTDGGENLWDVTLGQANLKLLKDETYTLQFNAMSQNAASLKAVIQHDGQPYTNYLDQMLSLNNTVQSFEFQIKPSADDKKVQLAFQIGKQQPNTVCLSDVALYGPKHEEEDLRSAVRLNQVGYLLNAKKRATIHTETQTPLQWHLLDAQGVTIAEGNTIPFGLNSASGEQVQIADFSQVQTPKEHLILEVDGQKSHPFNISHDIYQTMKYDALSFFYQQRSGIDIEDAYVQRADLARPAGHPQEIVTCFNQTDAKGNDWPGCDFSLDVTGGWYDAGDHGKYVVNGGISVWTLMNYYERENLYKTNHISAFSDGMVQIPEQSNQYNDLLDEAKWMMDFMLAMQVPAHKKVSVPVGDQSGHLYDLKLTEIDAGGMVFHKIADAAWTGVPLPPYEDPQPRFLSYPSTAATLNLAATAAQCARIWRPLNPTYADKCLSAAESAWLAANAHKDVYAYDNFNGSGPYGDTNLGDEFYWAAAELFVTTGKDEYKTAIEQSPYYLTTPTTSSDLSWAEMGSAGTVSLALVPNKLDKSTIEKARSNLLKTADAYEASVKTQGYLIPYQENQYPWGSNSNLMNRSIFLGLAFDWTRTQKYLQAMSDSMDYILGRNPMDHSYVSGYGTNPLMNPHHRFWGHSGNPALPIVPPGVISGGPNSIDFSDPVATKLKGNCTGQTCWIDDIGAWTMNEVTVNWNAPFFWVASFLDEHASW; encoded by the coding sequence ATGAAAAAAACTCAACTAACTATATTAGCTGCAATTATTTGCAGCCTGATTGGTGTGAATGAAAGCTATGCAGCACAAAATTCACCAGATCTGAAAAGCATACAGAATCTAGAAAATTCAGTAGAAAACATTCTGGTTAATGGTGACTTTCAGGGAGGAGACAGTGGCTGGTGGGTAGATGGAGGCACCTTCAGTACTCAGAAACAGATGGGATGTATCACATTCACCGATGGCGGGGAAAATCTGTGGGATGTTACTTTAGGTCAGGCGAACCTGAAATTACTTAAAGATGAGACTTATACCCTGCAATTTAATGCGATGTCCCAAAATGCAGCCAGTCTGAAAGCTGTTATTCAGCACGATGGTCAGCCCTACACCAACTATCTGGATCAGATGCTGTCCCTAAATAACACCGTTCAGTCATTTGAATTTCAGATTAAACCGTCTGCCGATGATAAAAAAGTACAGTTGGCTTTTCAAATCGGGAAACAACAGCCGAATACCGTGTGTCTGAGTGATGTCGCCTTATATGGTCCGAAACACGAAGAAGAAGATTTGCGCTCAGCAGTGCGCCTCAATCAGGTAGGCTATCTGTTGAATGCAAAAAAACGGGCAACCATTCATACGGAAACTCAGACACCGTTACAATGGCATTTGTTAGATGCTCAGGGAGTGACCATTGCAGAAGGTAACACCATCCCCTTCGGTCTTAACAGTGCTTCGGGAGAACAGGTTCAGATTGCTGATTTCAGTCAGGTACAAACCCCGAAAGAACACCTCATCCTTGAAGTAGACGGCCAGAAAAGTCATCCGTTTAATATCAGTCATGATATTTACCAGACGATGAAATATGATGCTTTGTCTTTCTTCTACCAGCAGCGCAGCGGGATTGATATTGAAGATGCCTATGTTCAGCGCGCTGATTTAGCCCGCCCCGCAGGTCATCCACAGGAAATCGTAACCTGTTTTAACCAAACCGATGCTAAGGGAAATGACTGGCCGGGATGTGATTTTTCTCTGGATGTAACCGGAGGCTGGTATGACGCCGGCGACCACGGAAAATATGTGGTAAATGGCGGAATTTCCGTCTGGACGCTGATGAATTATTACGAACGTGAGAATCTCTACAAAACCAATCATATCAGTGCATTTTCTGACGGAATGGTTCAGATCCCAGAGCAGTCTAACCAATACAACGATTTACTTGATGAAGCCAAATGGATGATGGACTTTATGCTGGCAATGCAAGTACCGGCACATAAAAAAGTATCGGTGCCTGTCGGCGATCAGTCAGGTCATCTGTATGATTTAAAACTGACAGAAATCGATGCCGGCGGCATGGTTTTCCATAAAATTGCCGATGCAGCATGGACAGGTGTTCCTCTTCCTCCTTATGAAGATCCCCAACCCCGCTTTCTGAGTTATCCAAGTACTGCGGCAACACTGAATCTGGCTGCCACAGCGGCACAATGTGCCCGTATCTGGCGTCCGCTGAATCCCACTTATGCAGACAAATGTTTATCGGCAGCTGAAAGCGCATGGCTGGCAGCAAATGCTCACAAAGATGTGTATGCATACGATAACTTTAACGGCTCTGGCCCTTACGGTGATACGAATCTGGGGGATGAATTCTACTGGGCAGCCGCTGAATTGTTTGTCACAACAGGTAAAGACGAATACAAAACAGCAATTGAACAATCGCCTTATTACTTAACCACTCCAACAACAAGCAGTGATCTGTCATGGGCAGAGATGGGCAGTGCCGGCACGGTTTCGTTAGCACTCGTACCGAATAAACTTGATAAAAGTACCATAGAGAAAGCCCGCTCAAATCTTCTCAAGACAGCGGATGCCTATGAAGCCAGTGTTAAGACGCAGGGGTATTTAATTCCTTATCAGGAAAATCAATACCCATGGGGTTCAAACTCTAATCTGATGAACCGCAGTATCTTCCTCGGGCTTGCTTTTGACTGGACAAGGACACAAAAATATTTACAGGCTATGTCTGATTCGATGGATTATATTTTAGGACGTAACCCAATGGATCATTCTTATGTTTCAGGGTACGGCACTAATCCGCTGATGAATCCTCACCATCGGTTCTGGGGACATTCTGGAAATCCTGCTCTGCCCATTGTCCCACCGGGTGTCATCTCAGGCGGACCAAATTCAATTGACTTCAGTGATCCGGTTGCAACCAAGTTGAAAGGAAATTGTACCGGGCAAACCTGTTGGATTGATGATATCGGTGCCTGGACGATGAATGAAGTTACAGTGAACTGGAATGCGCCTTTCTTCTGGGTGGCCAGTTTCCTGGATGAGCATGCATCCTGGTAA
- a CDS encoding RICIN domain-containing protein, whose translation MKVYNVRNKHILLAGVMGSMMISGQIYAADYCTDQPVSGIVYKIVSAGVDKLVAAESTAKKANVVSQKNTGSDSQRFILNQQSNGYWAIQASNTSYAATVEGGSKSNGATVQQKPYSSSLSQEWQLVQITSGTYQGTYKIINANSALLLTVAGSAEGADIYQNKDAGGSSQRWWLEPVTRTCGSSGSGSGSSSSADISSSSAAPTAAAARSAGANTEPLTNGYPSFIKHVNSNATVVSTLAGLLAAIDDASAGDVIYIRGGTYYPSETIKIQHSGSSSKAIVLSAYPGDARPVFDFSAMSEKSSNRGFQLNANYWHLYGFDIKKAGDNGMYLTGSHNTIEFMKFYENSDTGLQISSGAAYNFIKNSDSYYNADSTLENADGFAAKLTVGTGNYFYGCRAWNNLDDGFDGYLRDNGSSITTTLEYTWMIRNGYQKNGVKGAGDGNGFKTGGSDGKDLAHNGLYINTISAGNTADGYDQNSNRGTVTIYNAIAFGNDRNFGLGDGSSRQLKKLTVKNSISLDSGKSDKFGASSTSISNNSWQNGISFSSSDFSSVNINDLLADRQSDGSLPVVKFFHLKSGSKLIDAGTDVGLDYNGRAPDLGSFESK comes from the coding sequence GTGAAAGTTTACAATGTTAGAAATAAGCATATTTTGCTTGCTGGTGTGATGGGCTCTATGATGATCAGCGGACAGATATATGCAGCAGATTACTGTACGGATCAACCAGTAAGTGGGATTGTGTATAAAATTGTCAGTGCTGGGGTTGATAAGCTAGTAGCAGCGGAATCAACTGCCAAAAAAGCCAATGTAGTATCCCAAAAAAATACTGGTAGTGACTCTCAACGATTTATATTGAATCAGCAAAGCAATGGCTATTGGGCGATTCAGGCTTCCAATACGTCTTATGCTGCAACAGTGGAAGGCGGCTCAAAAAGTAACGGCGCTACTGTTCAACAAAAGCCCTACAGCAGCTCGTTAAGTCAGGAGTGGCAACTGGTTCAGATTACATCCGGTACTTATCAGGGAACTTATAAGATTATCAATGCTAATTCGGCGTTGCTGCTGACCGTCGCCGGTTCCGCGGAAGGGGCTGATATTTATCAAAACAAAGATGCGGGTGGCAGTTCTCAACGTTGGTGGCTTGAGCCTGTGACAAGAACCTGTGGTTCTTCAGGTTCAGGTTCTGGCAGCTCTTCATCTGCTGATATTTCAAGTTCTTCGGCTGCTCCTACCGCTGCTGCAGCCAGGAGTGCGGGAGCAAACACTGAACCATTAACGAATGGTTATCCTTCGTTTATTAAGCATGTTAATTCTAATGCAACGGTTGTTTCCACTCTGGCTGGTTTACTTGCTGCTATCGACGATGCAAGTGCTGGGGATGTTATCTATATTCGAGGAGGCACATACTATCCTTCAGAGACAATAAAGATCCAACATAGTGGTAGCTCGTCGAAAGCGATTGTGCTGAGTGCTTACCCAGGTGATGCACGGCCTGTTTTTGATTTCTCTGCAATGTCAGAAAAAAGCTCAAACCGCGGTTTCCAGCTGAATGCGAACTATTGGCACCTATATGGCTTCGATATCAAAAAAGCGGGTGATAATGGTATGTACCTGACAGGGTCACACAATACCATCGAGTTCATGAAGTTTTATGAGAACTCAGATACCGGTCTGCAAATCAGTAGCGGGGCCGCTTACAACTTCATCAAGAACTCTGATTCTTACTACAATGCGGACTCAACACTCGAGAACGCGGATGGGTTTGCTGCGAAGCTAACTGTGGGAACCGGAAACTACTTCTATGGTTGTCGGGCATGGAACAATCTGGATGATGGTTTTGATGGTTACCTACGTGATAACGGTAGCTCCATTACCACAACCCTGGAATACACTTGGATGATTAGAAATGGTTATCAGAAGAATGGTGTGAAAGGGGCTGGTGATGGTAACGGCTTTAAAACTGGCGGTAGTGATGGCAAAGATTTAGCCCATAACGGTCTTTATATTAATACTATTTCTGCTGGTAATACCGCGGATGGTTATGACCAAAACAGTAATCGGGGAACCGTCACAATCTACAATGCGATTGCTTTTGGTAATGATCGAAACTTTGGTTTAGGCGATGGCAGCTCACGTCAACTGAAAAAGCTGACTGTCAAAAACAGTATCTCTCTGGATAGCGGTAAGAGCGATAAATTTGGTGCCAGTTCAACCAGCATCAGCAACAATAGCTGGCAGAACGGTATTTCGTTTTCATCGTCTGACTTCTCAAGTGTCAACATCAATGATCTACTGGCAGACCGTCAAAGTGATGGTAGCTTACCTGTTGTTAAGTTCTTCCATCTAAAATCAGGTAGTAAACTAATTGATGCAGGGACAGATGTTGGTCTCGATTACAATGGCAGAGCGCCTGATTTAGGTTCGTTTGAATCAAAATAA
- the rpoD gene encoding RNA polymerase sigma factor RpoD, giving the protein MDQNPQSQLKSLVLKGKEQGYLTYAEVNDHLPAEIVDSEQVEDIIQMINDMGIKVVETAPDADDLALNDDTTITDEDVAEAAAAALSSVESEIGRTTDPVRMYMREMGTVELLTREGEIDIAKRIEEGINQVQSAVAEYPGTIPYILEQFDKVETEELRLTDLISGFVDPDADETASPTATHIGSELTGVDLEDEDMPLSSKNNDEDEEDEDEDGDSDDDNDDSDEDVGIDPELAQEKFNNLRNKYRDYQLALNEFGEANEQTSQASELVLDAFREFRLTPKQFDNLVETLRGSMDRVKTQERLIMKHVVEHAKMPKKAFIAVFTGHESDENWLDNVLASDKPYVDKIRRSEEDIRRSIQKLKAIEDETSLTVVRIKDISRRMSIGEAKARRAKKEMVEANLRLVISIAKKYTNRGLQFLDLIQEGNIGLMKAVDKFEYRRGYKFSTYATWWIRQAITRSIADQARTIRIPVHMIETINKLNRISRQMLQEMGREPLPEELAERMQMPEDKIRKVLKIAKEPISMETPIGDDEDSHLGDFIEDTTLDLPIDSATATSLKAATRDVLAGLTPREAKVLRMRFGIDMNTDHTLEEVGKQFDVTRERIRQIEAKALRKLRHPSRSETLRSFLDE; this is encoded by the coding sequence ATGGATCAAAATCCGCAGTCACAGCTTAAATCACTTGTCCTTAAGGGCAAAGAACAAGGCTATCTGACCTACGCCGAAGTCAATGACCACCTCCCTGCAGAAATCGTAGATTCTGAGCAGGTAGAAGATATTATTCAGATGATTAACGACATGGGCATCAAGGTGGTAGAAACCGCACCTGACGCCGATGATCTGGCTCTGAACGACGACACGACCATTACGGATGAAGATGTTGCAGAAGCAGCCGCAGCAGCTCTGTCCAGTGTTGAAAGTGAAATTGGTCGTACGACAGACCCTGTACGTATGTATATGCGTGAAATGGGAACCGTCGAACTTCTCACTCGTGAAGGTGAAATCGATATTGCAAAGCGCATTGAAGAAGGGATTAACCAAGTTCAAAGCGCTGTTGCCGAATACCCAGGGACAATTCCTTATATCCTGGAACAATTCGATAAAGTTGAAACTGAAGAGTTAAGACTGACCGATCTGATTTCAGGCTTTGTCGATCCAGATGCCGATGAGACAGCATCGCCAACTGCAACCCACATTGGCTCGGAACTGACCGGTGTCGATCTGGAAGACGAAGACATGCCTCTCTCTTCTAAAAACAATGATGAAGATGAAGAGGATGAAGACGAAGATGGCGATAGCGATGATGATAACGATGATAGCGACGAAGATGTCGGTATCGATCCGGAGCTCGCACAAGAGAAGTTCAACAATCTTCGCAACAAATATCGTGATTACCAGTTAGCACTGAATGAGTTTGGCGAAGCGAATGAGCAAACATCACAAGCTTCTGAGCTTGTTCTGGATGCGTTCCGTGAGTTCCGCCTGACGCCAAAACAGTTTGATAATCTGGTCGAAACACTTCGCGGCTCAATGGATCGGGTCAAGACGCAAGAACGCCTGATCATGAAACATGTTGTCGAACATGCAAAAATGCCGAAAAAAGCATTTATTGCTGTGTTTACCGGACATGAATCTGATGAAAACTGGCTGGACAACGTTCTCGCATCAGACAAACCTTATGTTGATAAAATCCGCAGAAGCGAAGAAGATATTCGTCGTTCCATCCAAAAGCTGAAAGCGATTGAAGATGAAACTTCTCTCACGGTTGTTCGTATCAAAGATATCAGCCGCAGGATGTCTATCGGTGAAGCGAAAGCGCGCCGGGCGAAAAAAGAAATGGTTGAAGCTAACCTGCGTCTGGTTATCTCGATTGCGAAGAAATATACCAACCGTGGTTTGCAGTTCCTTGACCTGATTCAGGAAGGGAATATCGGTCTGATGAAAGCGGTAGATAAATTCGAATACCGTCGTGGTTATAAGTTCTCGACTTATGCTACATGGTGGATTCGTCAGGCGATTACCCGTTCTATTGCAGATCAGGCCAGAACGATTCGTATCCCTGTGCACATGATCGAAACAATCAATAAACTGAACCGTATCTCACGTCAGATGCTTCAGGAAATGGGTCGGGAGCCACTTCCGGAAGAATTGGCAGAACGGATGCAGATGCCTGAAGACAAAATTCGCAAGGTGCTGAAAATCGCCAAAGAGCCGATCTCCATGGAGACACCAATCGGCGATGATGAAGATTCTCATCTGGGCGATTTCATCGAAGATACCACATTGGATCTTCCAATCGACTCAGCGACTGCGACCAGTCTGAAAGCAGCAACCCGTGATGTTCTGGCAGGTCTGACGCCACGTGAAGCAAAAGTACTGCGGATGCGTTTTGGTATCGACATGAACACAGACCACACTCTGGAAGAAGTCGGTAAACAGTTTGATGTAACTCGTGAACGGATCCGTCAGATCGAAGCGAAAGCACTACGTAAACTGCGCCATCCAAGCCGCTCAGAAACACTACGTAGCTTCCTGGATGAGTAA
- the dnaG gene encoding DNA primase — protein sequence MAGYIPRNFINDLLARLDVVDVIDARVKLKKKGKNYTACCPFHNEKTPSFSVSQDKQFYHCFGCGAHGNAIDFMMEYERLEFVEAIEELASLLGLEVPREKGATPFDAKKSQERKEQKRTLYDLMEQISHFYRHQLRKPTSKVAIDYLKKRGLSKDIVQKFGIGYVADEWDLIHKNFAQFPESEQMLSAAGMLVENDNGRRYDRFRGRVMFPIRDRRGRVIGFGGRVLGDSTPKYLNSPETDIFHKGKELYGLYEVLQAHREPSKILVTEGYMDVVALAQYGVDYAVASLGTSTTNDHLQILFRQTNAVICCYDGDNAGRQAAWRALENALPLLSGNKTLKFMFLPDKEDPDSYIRQNGTEAFEQQVQQAMAFSDFLFQGLMERVVDNSSREGRFRVVHLAEPLINQVQDDALKIYLWEELSLRTGLNASVIQAALNKKQISEQKPSIRPQTEMKRTPMREVIALLLQNPNYAHSVPDLSSIESLDIPGLSLFVEVLEKCRNYPNVTTGQLLENWRGHQNESLLSRLASWDIPLVEDNQEEIFLDSLDKIFTQCVEKQIENLQAKERSVGLSTDEKRELLALMLDLKA from the coding sequence ATGGCTGGGTATATTCCTCGAAATTTCATCAATGATCTGCTTGCTCGGCTGGATGTTGTCGATGTTATTGACGCTCGCGTAAAACTTAAAAAAAAGGGCAAAAACTACACCGCCTGTTGTCCTTTTCATAACGAGAAAACCCCATCTTTCAGTGTCAGCCAAGACAAACAGTTCTATCACTGTTTCGGTTGTGGTGCACACGGTAATGCCATCGATTTTATGATGGAATATGAACGTCTCGAGTTTGTTGAAGCGATTGAAGAACTTGCCAGCTTACTTGGATTGGAAGTCCCAAGAGAAAAAGGGGCGACGCCGTTTGATGCAAAAAAATCTCAGGAACGGAAAGAACAGAAACGTACGTTATACGATCTGATGGAACAAATTTCCCATTTCTATCGTCATCAACTCAGAAAACCAACCAGCAAAGTTGCCATCGATTATTTGAAAAAACGGGGACTTTCTAAAGATATCGTCCAGAAATTCGGTATCGGTTATGTGGCTGACGAATGGGATCTCATCCATAAAAATTTTGCACAATTCCCCGAATCGGAGCAAATGCTCAGTGCTGCGGGAATGTTAGTTGAAAACGATAACGGACGCCGCTATGACCGTTTCCGGGGGCGAGTAATGTTCCCCATCCGGGATCGCAGAGGGCGAGTCATCGGCTTCGGTGGCCGGGTTTTAGGTGATAGCACCCCGAAATACCTGAATTCACCGGAAACCGATATTTTCCATAAAGGAAAAGAGCTATACGGTTTATATGAAGTTCTTCAGGCACACCGGGAACCATCGAAAATTCTGGTCACAGAAGGTTACATGGATGTGGTTGCTCTTGCGCAGTATGGTGTGGACTATGCGGTAGCTTCACTGGGCACATCAACAACTAACGACCATTTACAGATTCTTTTCCGTCAAACCAATGCAGTCATCTGCTGCTACGATGGTGACAATGCAGGACGTCAGGCAGCCTGGCGGGCGTTAGAGAATGCTCTGCCACTGCTCAGCGGTAATAAAACGCTGAAGTTTATGTTTTTACCGGACAAAGAAGATCCGGATTCATATATCCGTCAGAACGGAACCGAAGCATTTGAACAACAGGTCCAGCAGGCGATGGCTTTCTCTGATTTTCTTTTTCAGGGTTTAATGGAACGGGTGGTTGACAACAGTAGCCGGGAAGGAAGATTTCGCGTTGTTCATCTGGCGGAACCGTTGATTAATCAGGTTCAGGATGATGCGCTGAAAATTTATCTGTGGGAAGAATTGTCGTTGCGTACTGGGCTGAACGCGAGTGTGATTCAGGCTGCATTGAATAAAAAGCAAATTTCGGAACAAAAACCATCAATCCGCCCACAAACAGAAATGAAGCGAACACCGATGAGGGAAGTTATCGCTTTGCTTCTGCAGAATCCGAACTATGCTCATAGTGTACCGGATCTTTCAAGTATCGAATCGCTTGATATTCCTGGTCTGAGCTTATTTGTGGAGGTACTTGAAAAATGTCGAAATTACCCCAATGTTACTACTGGTCAGTTACTTGAAAACTGGCGGGGCCATCAAAATGAATCGCTTCTGTCACGTCTTGCTAGCTGGGATATTCCCCTGGTAGAAGACAACCAAGAAGAAATATTTTTAGACTCATTGGATAAAATATTTACCCAGTGCGTTGAAAAACAAATTGAAAATCTGCAGGCGAAAGAACGAAGCGTTGGTTTATCAACTGACGAAAAGCGGGAGCTGCTGGCATTGATGCTAGATTTAAAAGCGTAA
- a CDS encoding GatB/YqeY domain-containing protein has translation MALIDRLKEEQKLAMKAKDKARLGTIRLALSEIKQREVDERITLNDDDIVAVLTKMVKQRRDSVAQYESAGRQDLADAESGEITVLEEFMPQPLTDDEVQQLIDDAVTASGAQSMQDMGKVMAILRPQIQGRADMGKVSGLVKSKLT, from the coding sequence ATGGCTCTGATTGACAGACTCAAAGAAGAGCAAAAACTTGCGATGAAAGCCAAGGACAAAGCGCGCCTTGGCACTATTCGTTTGGCCTTGTCAGAAATCAAACAACGTGAAGTCGATGAGCGAATTACGCTAAACGACGATGACATTGTTGCAGTTCTGACAAAGATGGTGAAACAACGTCGCGACTCTGTCGCTCAATATGAATCAGCGGGACGTCAGGACTTAGCAGATGCGGAAAGCGGTGAGATCACCGTGTTAGAGGAGTTTATGCCTCAGCCGCTCACTGATGACGAAGTCCAACAGCTCATCGATGATGCTGTTACTGCTTCCGGTGCTCAAAGCATGCAGGATATGGGTAAAGTAATGGCCATCCTGAGACCGCAAATTCAAGGGCGTGCAGATATGGGAAAAGTCAGCGGATTGGTAAAATCCAAGCTCACTTAA
- the rpsU gene encoding 30S ribosomal protein S21, which yields MPVVKVRENEPFDVALRRFKRSCEKAGILSEVRRREHYEKPTTVRKRAKAAAQKRHAKKLARENARRVRLY from the coding sequence ATGCCAGTAGTTAAAGTACGTGAAAACGAACCGTTCGACGTAGCTCTGCGTCGTTTTAAGCGCTCTTGCGAAAAAGCAGGTATTCTTTCTGAAGTGCGTCGTCGTGAGCACTATGAAAAACCAACTACAGTTCGCAAACGCGCTAAAGCAGCTGCTCAGAAGCGTCACGCTAAAAAGCTAGCTCGCGAAAACGCTCGTCGCGTTCGCCTGTACTAA
- the tsaD gene encoding tRNA (adenosine(37)-N6)-threonylcarbamoyltransferase complex transferase subunit TsaD encodes MRVLGIETSCDETGIAIYDDEKGLLAHQLYSQIKLHADYGGVVPELASRDHVKKTIPLIQAAMVQAECKPEDIDGVAYTSGPGLVGALLVGATIGRSLAYAWNVAAVPVHHMEGHLLAPMLEENPPEFPFVAVLVSGGHTMIVEVKGIGEYRILGESIDDAAGEAFDKTAKLMGLDYPGGPLLARLAEKGTQGRFRFPRPMTDRPGLDMSFSGLKTFAANTIAAHGDDEQTRADIAYAFQEAVCDTLVIKCRRALEQTGLKRIVIAGGVSANQRLREDLAQLAQKVGGAVYYPRTEFCTDNGAMIAYAGMQRLKNGEVSGLAVQATPRWPIDQLQAVRSS; translated from the coding sequence ATGCGCGTATTAGGTATTGAAACCTCTTGTGATGAGACGGGTATTGCAATTTACGATGACGAAAAAGGCTTGCTGGCTCACCAGTTGTACAGCCAGATTAAACTTCATGCTGATTATGGCGGTGTTGTTCCGGAGCTGGCCTCAAGGGATCATGTAAAAAAAACGATACCGCTGATTCAGGCTGCGATGGTTCAGGCGGAGTGCAAACCAGAAGATATTGATGGTGTTGCTTATACTTCCGGGCCCGGGTTGGTCGGAGCGCTGCTGGTCGGTGCGACAATCGGGCGTAGTCTGGCTTATGCCTGGAATGTCGCTGCTGTGCCGGTCCATCATATGGAAGGCCATCTGCTTGCTCCGATGCTGGAAGAGAATCCTCCTGAATTTCCTTTTGTTGCGGTATTGGTCTCTGGCGGACATACCATGATTGTTGAAGTTAAAGGCATTGGTGAATACCGTATTCTCGGTGAGTCGATTGATGATGCAGCCGGAGAAGCTTTTGATAAGACGGCGAAACTGATGGGGCTGGATTATCCGGGTGGTCCTTTATTGGCTCGTCTGGCTGAAAAAGGGACTCAGGGGCGGTTTCGTTTCCCTCGACCGATGACTGACCGGCCAGGACTGGATATGAGTTTTTCCGGGCTGAAAACTTTTGCGGCCAACACGATTGCTGCACATGGGGATGATGAACAGACACGAGCTGATATTGCATATGCTTTTCAGGAAGCGGTTTGTGACACTCTGGTCATTAAATGTCGGCGGGCTCTGGAGCAAACCGGTCTGAAACGAATCGTGATTGCCGGAGGTGTCAGTGCCAATCAGCGTTTGAGAGAGGATTTGGCACAACTGGCTCAAAAAGTGGGTGGTGCTGTTTATTATCCGCGAACTGAGTTTTGTACCGACAATGGTGCAATGATTGCGTATGCCGGTATGCAAAGGCTTAAAAATGGTGAAGTGTCGGGGCTTGCTGTTCAGGCGACACCTCGCTGGCCTATCGATCAGCTTCAGGCTGTTCGGTCATCATAG
- a CDS encoding alpha/beta fold hydrolase encodes MQSFTLGGKSMCYSDVGTGEVLVFGHSYLWDSQMWQPQIEALCQNYRCIIPDLWAHGQSDSAPESMHTLRDYAGHILALMDHLGIESFSVIGLSVGGMWGAELALLAPERMKALVMMDTFIGLEPEITHAKYFAMLDAVIATQSFPKPIIEQVVPMFFSDRTLQRSPEEDFVAAFRTFLTETGGQQAADIGQIGRIVFDRRDLFDDVEKLNLPVLIMVGEDDKPRPVLESQLMLDAISGSRLVVVPQAGHISNLEQPGFVTQALSDFLCSLNC; translated from the coding sequence ATGCAGTCATTTACACTCGGTGGTAAAAGCATGTGTTACAGTGATGTCGGAACGGGTGAAGTGTTGGTGTTTGGCCATAGTTATTTATGGGATAGCCAGATGTGGCAGCCACAGATTGAAGCATTGTGCCAGAATTATCGATGCATCATTCCTGATTTATGGGCGCATGGTCAATCAGACTCTGCACCCGAATCAATGCATACACTCCGGGATTATGCCGGACACATTCTGGCTTTGATGGATCATCTGGGCATTGAATCATTTTCTGTGATCGGACTTTCTGTCGGTGGTATGTGGGGAGCCGAACTGGCATTGCTTGCTCCGGAGCGAATGAAAGCTCTGGTTATGATGGATACTTTTATCGGGCTGGAGCCCGAGATCACCCATGCGAAGTATTTTGCAATGCTGGATGCAGTGATTGCAACTCAGTCTTTTCCTAAACCGATTATTGAACAGGTCGTGCCGATGTTCTTTTCTGATCGTACTTTGCAGCGGTCACCGGAAGAGGACTTTGTTGCCGCTTTTCGGACTTTCCTGACTGAAACCGGGGGACAGCAAGCGGCAGACATCGGGCAGATAGGCAGGATCGTTTTTGATCGCCGCGATCTGTTTGATGATGTTGAAAAACTAAACTTGCCTGTTTTGATCATGGTCGGAGAAGATGATAAACCTCGTCCGGTTCTGGAATCACAGCTGATGTTGGATGCAATTTCCGGTAGTCGGCTGGTTGTTGTGCCTCAGGCCGGTCATATCAGTAATCTGGAACAGCCTGGATTTGTGACTCAGGCATTGAGTGATTTTCTTTGCTCTTTAAATTGTTAA